One genomic window of Denticeps clupeoides chromosome 14, fDenClu1.1, whole genome shotgun sequence includes the following:
- the LOC114763629 gene encoding nesprin-3-like has translation MTQPQQPDFEQSLASAVGWIQVVQERLKANDETRGTREELEARLRATGEICRSEHEGRMMVELVVAGAESLLKNRAEKDRPSVCAKLKELKALWEETSTYISHCHSRLEWVWLHWSEYLKAYEGFWAWLLKMQLVLEPQPELQLGLREKTWHLKWHRVLLDDARHHGPLLERLLEEADVLSETTSDVGVGPEAQTSLRDAYTQALDRAQERVSLLERIAEEHETFDGSVQEFKAWLSDQSQTISRCLEGEDSTENKLQSLQEFYDSASSKEGSVKQLELVAEGVKSNSSPGGAECVTREMEGLRRAWDSLRERLTVERGALREAQRSEEAAVVLAERLRGEVGLLWSRLQNLSEELGEEPQQNSEEEPVAVLWRRTTEILTALALAEPRMEKMKADLRDLYRHSADTTSLSEKILSCTKKFQEVRCNTFRKRAELDAAFSKYLRHLLQDYREWHQKTVKILAEPLEAPESSHPTREEQLFQHSGELQKCLSKPSLNRDVLSSFYGAHQANVFHEELRGTIQAREDLHGRLRQRIADIQELASSRTTLEKYCKSTMGRLSDIREQLQSASVLQPDLRSKSNQSNQLMTTLKELEGFEAEMASHEALVSGSPVYKERFKVFRAEWKTLLSSCKIKVKESKQQAAEHERLREMLLSLQEWMNVKQEQLDHFCGAVGDNEALTGEFLEKELQVHQVEGQGERVMARTSQAGKSHILQDLERLKASWKSLHEHSVQRHGKFAEADLDQLDSGLFPNPNNEGLNAGQGSAVTELDEQQHETMDKIENERPNTEEQQRQGHSSQSAYGKIPWVRRRRTALKLKKKALKETDNGQSQIEPWRRFVNELVPANMGLHERASCDGRNAFEVWLENENMTLSKILSSKVAMGPGELLIRQKKLEELRSHLGHGQILFQGLLEPGGVDGQALEELQYHWMLYKTRLQDTTDLQTQGAKEKCPPMQDSVRVQKKPRHCGFLHRVCCAALPLQILLLSFLFLAFLLPLAGESCSLANNFARSFKLMLHHKALPPT, from the exons GAAATCTGTAGATCAGAACACGAAGGCCGTATGATGGTGGAGTTGGTGGTGGCAGGTGCAGAGTCCCTCTTGAAGAACCGCGCTGAGAAGGACCGGCCAAGCGTATGTGCCAAGCTGAAGGAGCTCAAAGCATTGTGGGAGGAGACTTCAACGTACATCAGCCATTGTCACAG TCGTCTAGAGTGGGTGTGGCTCCACTGGAGCGAGTACCTGAAGGCGTACGAGGGCTTCTGGGCATGGCTCCTCAAGATGCAACTGGTCCTGGAGCCCCAGCCGGAACTGCAGCTGGGCCTGCGGGAGAAGACCTGGCACCTGAAGTGGCACAGGGTGCTGCTTGACGACGCCCGTCACCACGGGCCACTTCTTGAGAGGCTGCTGGAAGAAGCAGACGTTCTTAGCGAGACGACGAGCGATGTTGGCGTCGGGCCGGAGGCCCAAACGTCATTGCGGGACGCCTACACACAAGCGTTGGATCGAGCACAG GAAAGAGTGTCTTTATTGGAGAGGATTGCAGAAGAGCACGAGACGTTTGACGGCTCAGTTCAGGAATTCAAAGCTTGGCTGTCCGACCAATCTCAGACCATCAGTCGCTGTTTAGAGGGTGAAGACTCAACAGAGAACAAGCTTCAGTCTCTCCAG GAATTCTATGACTCCGCGAGCAGCAAAGAAGGATCCGTAAAACAGCTTGAGTTGGTTGCTGAAGGGGTGAAGAGCAACTCGTCTCCGGGCGGCGCGGAATGCGTAACGCGAGAGATGGAGGGACTGCGCCGGGCCTGGGATTCGCTGAGGGAGCGGCTCACGGTGGAGCGAGGAGCCCTGAGGGAGGCTCAGAGGTCGGAGGAAGCCGCCGTCGTCCTCGCTGAACGTCTTCGGGGAGAGGTGGGCCTGCTCTGGTCCCGCCTGCAAAACCTCAGCGAGGAGCTGGGAGAGGAACCGCAGCAGAACAGTGAGGAGGAGCCCGTGGCGGTTCTCTGGAGGAGAACTACG GAAATACTGACTGCCCTGGCATTGGCGGAGCCGCGCATGGAAAAAATGAAGGCAGACCTCAGGGATTTATACCGACATTCCGCCGACACCACTTCCCTTTCGGAAAAAATCCTGTCCTGCACAAAGAAGTTCCAGGA ggtTCGGTGTAACACGTTCAGGAAAAGGGCAGAGCTGGACGCGGCCTTCAGTAAATATCTGCGTCACCTCCTGCAGGACTACAGAGAGTGGCACCAAAAGACGGTCAAGATTCTGGCGGAGCCCCTGGAGGCGCCTGAATCCTCCCACCCCACTCGG GAAGAACAGTTGTTCCAGCACAGCGGCGAACTTCAAAAGTGTCTGAGTAAACCTTCTCTGAACAGAGATGTGCTGAGCAGCTTTTATGGAGCCCACCAGGCCAACGTTTTCCACGAAGAACTTCGTGGAACGATCCAGGCGAGAGAGGACCTGCACGGGAGGCTTCGGCAGAGGATTGCTGACATTCAG GAGCTGGCGTCGAGTAGGACTACCCTGGAGAAGTACTGCAAGTCCACAATGGGACGCCTGTCTGATATCAGAGAACAACTGCAGTCCGCATCGGTCCTACAGCCGGACCTTCGGTCAAAGAGCAACCAGTCTAACCAGCTGATG ACAACCTTGAAGGAATTGGAAGGTTTTGAAGCAGAAATGGCTTCCCACGAAGCGCTCGTATCGGGGAGCCCTGTTTATAAAGAGAGGTTTAAGGTCTTCCGTGCAGAGTGGAAAACTCTGCTCAGCTCATGTAAG ATAAAGGTGAAGGAGAGCAAACAACAAGCAGCTGAACACGAGCGACTCCGGGAGATGCTGCTGAGCTTGCAAGAGTGGATGAACGTTAAGCAAGAGCAGCTGGACCATTTCTGTGGAGCAGTAGGGGATAATGAG GCGCTGACAGGAGAATTTTTGGAGAAGGAGCTGCAGGTCCATCAAGTTGAGGGTCAAGGAGAAAGAGTCATGGCCAGGACGTCCCAGGCGGGCAAGAGTCACATTTTGCAGGATCTGGAAAGACTAAAAGCTTCTTGGAAATCTTTACATGAGCATAGTGTTCAACGTCACGG gaaATTTGCTGAAGCTGATCTGGATCAGCTCGATTCAGGACTGTTTCCTAACCCTAATAATGAAGGGTTGAATGCTGGTCAGGGGTCTGCTGTTACAGAACTAGATGAACAGCAACATGAAACAATGGATAAAATTGAGAATGAGAGGCCCAATACTGAAGAGCAGCAGCGACAGGGCCATTCCTCTCAGTCGGCTTATGGCAAGATCCCTTGGGTTAGAAGACGGAGGACAGCACTGAAGCTGAAAAAGAAGGCACTTAAAGAGACTGACAATGGTCAATCTCAAATAGAACCTTGGAGACGTTTTGTCAATGAACTGGTTCCAGCCAACATG GGTCTGCATGAGAGAGCTTCCTGTGATGGCAGAAATGCCTTTGAAGTCTGGCTCGAGAACGAGAACATGACGCTGTCCAAGATTTTGAGCTCTAAAGTGGCCATGGGTCCCGGTGAGCTGCTGATCCGACAGAAGAAGCTAGAG GAACTGCGCTCCCATCTTGGCCACGGTCAGATACTCTTTCAGGGACTTTTGGAACCTGGAGGCGTGGACGGTCAGGCTTTGGAGGAACTGCAGTATCACTGGATGTTGTACAAAACCAGGCTGCAAGACACCACTGACCTTCAGACCCAAGGGGCCAAG GAAAAATGTCCACCCATGCAGGATTCTGTTAGGGTCCAAAAGAAG CCGAGGCACTGTGGATTCCTGCACCGTGTCTGCTGTGCAGCGCTGCCTCTTCAGATCCTGCTGCTCTCATTTCTCTTCCTGGCCTTCCTCTTACCACTGGCTGGAGAAAGCTGCTCGCTCGCCAACAACTTTGCCCGCTCCTTCAAACTCATGCTCCACCACAAAGCACTGCCCCCCACATAA